A single genomic interval of Ruminococcus sp. NK3A76 harbors:
- a CDS encoding metallophosphoesterase, translating to MKILIIADEESKSLWDFYTPEKLAGVDLIISCGDLKAEYLEFLVTMSTARLLYVPGNHDTKYTTHPPEGCENIDGKVFTFGGIRFFGLGGSMKYGVEPYMYTEKEMRKKIWHSKVSLINNAGFDVLVTHSPARGYGDMDDLPHKGFECFNELMERCRPKYMLHGHVHATYGSRFKRVLNHPSGARIINGFERYILEIDENNKADMTKREIITRLIGAFL from the coding sequence ATGAAGATACTCATAATAGCCGATGAGGAATCAAAATCTCTATGGGATTTTTACACGCCGGAAAAGCTGGCAGGCGTTGACCTTATAATATCCTGCGGAGATCTCAAAGCAGAATACCTTGAATTCCTTGTGACTATGAGCACAGCCCGGCTGCTTTATGTACCCGGCAACCACGACACCAAATACACCACTCACCCTCCCGAGGGCTGCGAGAACATTGACGGCAAGGTATTCACCTTTGGCGGAATAAGGTTCTTCGGGCTCGGCGGCTCGATGAAATACGGTGTTGAGCCATATATGTACACCGAAAAGGAAATGCGCAAGAAGATATGGCATTCAAAGGTATCGCTGATAAACAACGCTGGCTTTGACGTTCTCGTGACACACTCGCCGGCAAGAGGATACGGCGACATGGACGATCTGCCGCACAAGGGCTTTGAATGCTTCAACGAGCTTATGGAGCGCTGCCGCCCGAAATATATGCTGCACGGCCATGTTCATGCCACATACGGAAGCCGTTTCAAGCGTGTTCTCAATCACCCGAGCGGCGCAAGGATAATAAACGGCTTTGAGAGATACATTCTCGAAATTGACGAGAACAACAAGGCTGATATGACAAAGCGTGAGATAATCACAAGACTTATTGGTGCGTTTCTATAG
- a CDS encoding adenine-specific methyltransferase EcoRI family protein translates to MAGNKSLNAAAKAKQDEFYKQLTDIEKELRYYKKHFRGKTVLCNCDDPYESNFFRYFAMNFNFLGLKKLIATCYTGSPIAVGSFLSLMLRRVNRIAHTRLSSLRYMTRQVTVVWICSMWLNCSARVRMS, encoded by the coding sequence ATGGCAGGTAACAAAAGTCTAAATGCTGCTGCAAAAGCAAAGCAGGACGAGTTTTATAAGCAGCTCACGGATATTGAAAAGGAACTGCGTTACTATAAAAAGCATTTCAGGGGGAAAACAGTACTTTGCAACTGTGATGATCCCTATGAGAGTAATTTCTTCCGATATTTTGCAATGAATTTCAATTTCCTCGGTCTGAAGAAGCTGATAGCCACCTGTTACACGGGTTCTCCGATCGCAGTCGGCAGCTTTCTTTCTTTGATGCTGAGGAGGGTGAACCGAATCGCCCATACAAGGCTGTCATCACTACGGTATATGACAAGACAGGTGACGGTGGTGTGGATATGTTCGATGTGGCTGAACTGTTCCGCACGGGTGAGAATGAGCTGA
- a CDS encoding adenine-specific methyltransferase EcoRI family protein, which translates to MTTVYDKTGDGGVDMFDVAELFRTGENELTELEGDGDFRSPECLALLDEAETFLRTLIQCPAHGSVENGLKQRLSADLSVLLKAVFFYVLK; encoded by the coding sequence ATCACTACGGTATATGACAAGACAGGTGACGGTGGTGTGGATATGTTCGATGTGGCTGAACTGTTCCGCACGGGTGAGAATGAGCTGACGGAGCTTGAGGGTGACGGTGACTTCCGTTCGCCTGAGTGCCTTGCTCTGCTTGATGAAGCGGAAACCTTCCTCAGAACTTTGATACAATGCCCCGCACATGGAAGTGTAGAAAACGGCTTAAAACAAAGGCTTTCAGCAGATTTGAGTGTTCTGCTGAAAGCCGTCTTTTTTTATGTCTTGAAATGA
- a CDS encoding TMEM175 family protein: MDKERLSAFTDAVLAIVMTILVLELVVKIVGLIIAATIYPPTMMISVLITLIVFMMIFLK; encoded by the coding sequence ATGGATAAGGAGAGACTATCTGCCTTTACTGATGCGGTACTTGCCATTGTTATGACAATTCTTGTGCTTGAATTAGTAGTAAAGATAGTAGGGCTGATTATTGCGGCAACAATATATCCTCCCACAATGATGATCAGTGTACTGATTACGTTGATTGTTTTCATGATGATATTTCTAAAATGA
- a CDS encoding flavodoxin: MAACQATAGTSEESQVPDTSTAAQENADNEVTEDESSGSMIVVYYSWSENTKSIAKRIAETTGADIYEIRTVKAYPKDGYETSDIAQEERRTGNLPEIVDDLPDLKEYSTVIIGGLIWKYVSTPLARYLELTDLSEKTVIPFSTSQGSGQSSYLKDFRNG, from the coding sequence ATGGCGGCATGCCAGGCTACTGCCGGGACATCTGAAGAGTCTCAGGTACCTGATACATCAACGGCTGCACAGGAGAATGCAGATAACGAAGTCACCGAGGATGAATCAAGCGGCAGTATGATCGTGGTCTATTATTCTTGGTCGGAAAACACAAAGAGCATAGCAAAGCGCATTGCGGAAACTACCGGAGCCGATATTTATGAGATCAGGACGGTAAAAGCATACCCGAAGGACGGATATGAGACATCGGATATCGCTCAGGAAGAACGACGTACCGGAAATCTACCGGAGATCGTAGATGATCTTCCGGATCTGAAAGAATACAGCACGGTCATCATAGGTGGTCTGATCTGGAAATATGTTTCTACGCCTCTTGCCCGGTATTTGGAATTAACGGATCTTTCAGAAAAGACGGTCATACCATTCAGCACAAGCCAGGGATCCGGGCAGAGCAGCTATCTGAAGGATTTCAGGAACGGGTAA
- a CDS encoding aldo/keto reductase, translating into MKYVKLGNSDLNVSRICMGCMGFGDAAKGQHSWTIDEEHSREIIKRGLDLGVNFYDTAIAYQGGTSEQFVGRALRDFAKREDVVVATKFLPRTPDEIENGISGQQHIENMINISLANLGMDYVDLYIYHMWDWNTPIEDVMDGLNRIVKAGKARYIGISNCFAWQLAKANALAEKEGFAKFVSIQGHYNLIFREEEREMVPYCEEEKIALTPYSALASGRLSRKPGESDTKRAVEDAYAEFKYNATADQDNVIISRVAELSEKRGVTMTELSLAWLLTKVTAPIVGATKLHHIEGAVKAVDMELKDSEIAYLEEPYVPHPLAGVMAQNKRTNAGENHGWGTGNQK; encoded by the coding sequence ATGAAGTATGTTAAACTTGGAAATTCCGATCTGAATGTGTCCCGCATCTGTATGGGATGTATGGGATTCGGTGATGCTGCAAAGGGACAACATAGCTGGACGATCGACGAGGAGCATTCCAGAGAGATCATCAAGCGGGGGCTTGATTTGGGCGTGAATTTCTATGATACGGCGATTGCCTATCAGGGAGGTACAAGTGAGCAGTTTGTCGGACGTGCGCTCCGGGATTTCGCAAAGCGTGAGGATGTAGTTGTTGCGACAAAGTTTCTTCCACGCACACCGGACGAGATTGAAAACGGAATCAGCGGGCAGCAGCATATTGAAAACATGATCAATATAAGCCTTGCGAATCTTGGCATGGATTATGTGGATTTATATATCTATCATATGTGGGACTGGAATACGCCTATAGAGGATGTGATGGACGGGCTGAACCGCATCGTGAAAGCAGGGAAAGCAAGATATATAGGCATTTCCAACTGCTTTGCATGGCAGCTTGCAAAGGCAAATGCACTTGCTGAAAAAGAAGGCTTTGCAAAATTCGTATCCATTCAGGGACATTATAACCTGATCTTCCGTGAGGAAGAGCGGGAAATGGTTCCGTATTGTGAGGAAGAAAAAATTGCTCTTACTCCATACAGTGCGCTGGCAAGCGGACGCCTTTCCAGAAAGCCGGGAGAAAGCGATACAAAACGTGCCGTAGAGGACGCCTATGCAGAGTTCAAGTATAATGCCACGGCGGATCAGGACAATGTGATCATTTCCCGTGTGGCGGAGCTTTCCGAGAAGCGTGGCGTGACGATGACAGAGCTTTCTCTGGCTTGGCTTCTTACAAAAGTAACTGCTCCGATCGTGGGCGCAACAAAGCTCCATCATATTGAGGGTGCTGTAAAGGCGGTGGATATGGAGCTTAAGGATTCCGAGATCGCTTATCTGGAAGAACCTTATGTTCCGCATCCATTGGCGGGCGTTATGGCACAGAACAAAAGGACAAATGCCGGCGAGAATCACGGTTGGGGGACAGGCAATCAAAAATAG
- a CDS encoding flavodoxin: MGKKILVVCYSFSNGNTRMIAKQLQQALRADYTEIETVTPYPAYGGSNSKVVSQGQREVDEGFQPEIKPLSVNVADYDVVAIGTPTWWYTMAPAVLTFLNANDWSQKTVIPFMTHGGWPGHVIKDIQNGCVGARFLPDMKIQFDSQGGSDMLTSQADINAWIERVTKAI; encoded by the coding sequence ATGGGAAAGAAAATATTAGTCGTTTGTTATTCTTTTTCAAACGGTAATACAAGAATGATCGCAAAGCAGTTACAGCAGGCACTGAGGGCTGATTATACGGAGATAGAGACCGTCACTCCATATCCGGCTTATGGCGGATCTAACAGTAAGGTGGTAAGTCAGGGACAGCGTGAGGTGGATGAGGGCTTTCAGCCGGAAATAAAGCCTCTTTCGGTAAATGTAGCGGACTACGATGTGGTAGCCATAGGTACGCCGACATGGTGGTACACGATGGCTCCTGCGGTGCTGACATTCCTAAATGCAAATGACTGGTCGCAGAAAACGGTGATACCGTTTATGACGCATGGCGGATGGCCGGGTCATGTGATCAAGGATATACAGAATGGCTGTGTCGGTGCGAGGTTTCTTCCTGACATGAAGATACAGTTTGATTCACAGGGAGGATCAGATATGCTGACTTCGCAGGCGGACATCAATGCTTGGATCGAGCGTGTAACAAAGGCAATATGA
- a CDS encoding cyclophilin-like fold protein, whose product MMFQILINGKAYDMEYAENKTSADIIQMLPLKLSMQAYSDIEYYAELPERPFFDEKATVMQAKEKALMYCREYNALVVVCRNYHDIFREVPVGRIIGDPSWENKLNSRIAAEIKVVSK is encoded by the coding sequence ATGATGTTTCAGATACTGATAAACGGAAAAGCCTATGATATGGAGTATGCGGAAAACAAGACATCTGCGGATATTATACAGATGCTGCCCTTGAAATTGTCTATGCAGGCATATTCGGATATCGAATATTATGCCGAATTGCCTGAAAGACCATTCTTTGATGAAAAAGCGACGGTCATGCAGGCAAAAGAAAAAGCACTGATGTATTGCAGAGAGTATAATGCATTGGTTGTCGTATGCAGGAATTACCATGATATTTTTCGTGAGGTGCCTGTCGGAAGGATCATAGGGGATCCGTCATGGGAAAACAAGCTGAATTCAAGAATTGCAGCAGAAATCAAAGTAGTAAGCAAATAA
- a CDS encoding LysR family transcriptional regulator substrate-binding protein, translated as MIITADLEQLCHETVRIARKDAAELRLGVLSTYSGDQFNRAVAAFSEKYPTVDIKVISGNHEDLYEGLVNDRIDISFHDQRRAFHDAYENLVLTETVCYVEIATHSPLAKLDCVSVEELKNIPCILVASKEQQDEEQRFYRDIIGFNGGFCRRL; from the coding sequence TTGATCATCACGGCAGACTTGGAGCAGCTTTGCCACGAAACGGTAAGGATAGCCAGAAAAGATGCAGCTGAATTAAGACTGGGGGTACTTTCTACCTATAGCGGTGATCAGTTTAACAGAGCGGTAGCAGCTTTTTCGGAGAAATATCCGACTGTAGATATCAAGGTGATAAGCGGAAATCATGAAGACCTGTATGAAGGACTTGTAAATGACAGGATCGATATTTCCTTTCATGATCAGAGACGAGCATTTCATGATGCCTACGAGAATCTTGTTCTTACAGAAACGGTATGTTATGTGGAGATCGCAACACATAGTCCGCTTGCTAAACTTGATTGTGTGAGTGTAGAGGAATTGAAAAATATCCCTTGCATTTTGGTTGCGTCCAAAGAGCAGCAGGATGAAGAACAGCGGTTTTATCGTGATATCATTGGCTTTAATGGAGGCTTTTGCCGGCGGCTATGA
- a CDS encoding IS3 family transposase, translating into MIWELRHEHKIGLLIDVAGIPRSTYYYYSKRFNNPKPDKYAAIKEDIRRIYDESKGRYGYRRITKGLRKTHMINHKTVQRLMRKMGIFCRVRMKKYNSFRGEVGRIAPNLLERDFKADKPNQKWVTDVTEFALFGVKLYLSPIIDLFNGEVVSYNLSYHPNLNQVTDMLNKAFAKIPENTGLILHSDQGWQYQHKQYQKMLKDKGIRQSMSRKGNCLDNACAENFFGLLKTELLYLQEFSSVEHFISELHSYIAWYNTKRIKLKLDGMSPVEYRLNAA; encoded by the coding sequence GTGATCTGGGAACTGAGGCATGAACACAAGATAGGTCTGCTCATTGATGTTGCCGGTATCCCTCGCAGCACCTATTACTATTACAGCAAACGATTCAATAATCCGAAACCGGATAAGTATGCAGCAATCAAGGAGGATATACGCAGGATATATGATGAAAGCAAAGGACGCTATGGCTATCGCAGGATAACGAAAGGACTGAGAAAAACGCATATGATAAACCACAAGACGGTACAGCGTTTAATGCGTAAAATGGGTATATTCTGCCGCGTTCGCATGAAGAAATACAACTCATTCAGGGGTGAAGTCGGCAGAATAGCACCAAATCTTCTGGAACGTGATTTTAAAGCGGATAAGCCAAATCAGAAATGGGTCACAGATGTGACAGAGTTTGCTCTGTTTGGTGTCAAGCTGTATCTGTCGCCCATCATCGATCTTTTCAACGGAGAGGTTGTGTCCTACAACCTGAGTTACCACCCTAATTTGAATCAAGTGACCGATATGTTGAATAAAGCATTTGCAAAGATACCGGAAAACACCGGACTCATTTTGCATTCAGATCAGGGCTGGCAGTATCAGCACAAGCAGTACCAGAAAATGCTCAAAGATAAAGGCATAAGACAAAGCATGTCACGAAAGGGAAACTGTCTTGATAACGCCTGTGCAGAAAACTTCTTTGGATTGCTGAAAACAGAACTTCTCTACTTACAGGAATTCTCATCTGTTGAGCACTTCATTTCAGAACTACATTCATACATCGCTTGGTACAACACAAAGCGCATCAAGCTTAAGCTTGATGGTATGTCACCTGTTGAATACAGGCTCAACGCTGCATAA
- a CDS encoding helix-turn-helix domain-containing protein codes for MPKGIPNKRYTPEFKIKVVETMQNEKLSYMETARQFDIPQGDKTVAKWERIYLEEGKEGFYVERRGRKSTGRPPKLKKEVEEDLIAEVQRLRAENAYLKKLNALVSERVRQEKKHK; via the coding sequence ATGCCTAAAGGAATACCCAATAAGAGATACACACCCGAATTTAAGATCAAAGTGGTTGAAACAATGCAGAACGAGAAATTAAGTTATATGGAAACTGCAAGACAATTTGACATTCCACAAGGAGATAAGACAGTTGCGAAGTGGGAGCGCATCTATCTTGAAGAAGGCAAAGAAGGATTTTATGTTGAACGTCGTGGGCGCAAATCAACAGGTCGTCCTCCAAAACTGAAAAAAGAAGTCGAAGAAGACCTCATAGCCGAGGTTCAGCGTCTTCGTGCGGAGAATGCATACTTAAAAAAATTGAATGCCTTGGTTTCCGAAAGGGTACGGCAAGAGAAAAAGCACAAGTGA
- a CDS encoding LysR family transcriptional regulator, with product MMLRQIQHFQTVIQENSFTEAAELCHISQSGISRSIQSLEDEIGAKLIIRKNRSFELMKCSPFVRQCGIIETYQLGI from the coding sequence ATGATGCTTCGTCAGATACAGCATTTTCAAACCGTAATACAGGAAAACAGCTTTACGGAAGCAGCAGAATTATGCCATATTTCGCAGTCAGGGATTTCACGGTCTATACAGTCTCTTGAGGATGAAATAGGGGCAAAGCTCATTATACGAAAAAACCGTAGCTTTGAACTTATGAAATGCTCCCCTTTTGTTAGACAATGTGGTATAATAGAAACATACCAATTAGGAATCTAA
- a CDS encoding helix-turn-helix domain-containing protein, translated as MIKNNLEIDVKVKCLEEGVTQAQLAQMVGTSAPYVSRLINKKEGIINKVFVEMLDKLGYDIRLIYVKKKSGGDVL; from the coding sequence ATGATAAAAAACAATCTTGAAATCGATGTTAAGGTGAAATGCTTGGAAGAAGGCGTCACACAGGCACAGTTGGCACAGATGGTCGGAACATCTGCACCGTATGTTAGCAGGTTGATTAATAAAAAAGAAGGCATCATCAATAAAGTGTTTGTCGAGATGCTTGACAAGCTGGGCTATGATATCCGGCTTATCTATGTGAAGAAAAAATCCGGAGGTGATGTCTTATGA